One segment of Triticum aestivum cultivar Chinese Spring chromosome 2A, IWGSC CS RefSeq v2.1, whole genome shotgun sequence DNA contains the following:
- the LOC123186389 gene encoding norbelladine synthase, translated as MDAIRTCGLQNTILGLQQRERAMEGGSLWHEFETDLPAADVWEVYGSLALGQLVPQLLPQVLSKVELVEGDGGAGTVLLVTFPPAGASEPRSYKEKFNVVDDEKYIKEAETVEGGFLDLGFRKYVVRFEVVGKEDGTSVIRSTVEYEVDAEHAKNASLVSTEAVASIAEAITKHIKEQKKSPEQTPE; from the exons ATGGATGCAATCCGTACATGTGGTCTACAGAACACCATTCTTGGACTCCAGCAGCGCGAGAGAGCAATGGAAGGGGGGAGCCTCTGGCACGAGTTCGAGACGGACCTCCCGGCCGCCGACGTGTGGGAGGTCTATGGCAGCCTCGCTCTCGGGCAACTAGTCCCCCAGTTGCTCCCACAGGTCCTCTCAAAGGTCGAGCTTGtagagggagacggcggcgccggAACAGTCCTGCTCGTCACTTTCCCTCCTGCAG GAGCTTCCGAACCAAGAAGCTACAAGGAGAAGTTCAACGTAGTCGACGATGAGAAGTACATCAAGGAGGCAGAAACGGTGGAGGGAGGCTTTCTGGATCTCGGCTTCCGGAAATATGTGGTGCGATTCGAGGTCGTTGGGAAGGAAGATGGCACGTCGGTTATAAGATCGACCGTCGAGTATGAGGTTGATGCCGAGCATGCCAAGAATGCCTCCCTTGTCAGCACAGAAGCAGTGGCCTCTATTGCTGAGGCCATCACCAAGCACATCAAGGAGCAGAAGAAGAGCCCCGAGCAAACCCCCGAGTAA